GATTGGAAAGGTCAGGAGACTTCTCTTACCTTGGAAAAATTTCGGCTCCTTCTTCCTATAAAAGAAGAAAAAGAAAAATTCCTATTAGAAGCAGTTCATAGGATCAAATCATCACTCGGAGAAATCGGGATCAAAGGTTTGGCAGAGGATCTGGGTGTAAGCCAAAGCAGTTTAGAAAGAGGTTTCAGATCCAGAGTGGGCTTAAGTCCAAAAGAATATGCAGGACTTGTACGTTTCAGAAATATATTCAGATTTTATAATTCTTCTTCCAGCCTGACTGAGCTGGCTTTAGAGGCCGGTTATTATGACCAGGCACATTTTATCCGCGAATTTAAGAAGAAGACAGGGTTCAGTCCAAAACAATGGTTCCGGCAGAACGCTTCCTTCGGATTAGATCCTAATCTTTAGAAAAGAATTCTCTTTTGATCGAAGGATGTTTTCGGATCAGATCCAAGGATTTTGCGATCAGTATCTTAGCTTCTCGGGAATGATTCCAAACATTTAGTCCGGATGGATGAGGTAAAGGGATCCAATCTAGCTCTACACCATAGTAGTTTTTCTTAAACTTCTTACCGATGACCTCATCAAGTTTGTAATTTTTATTCTCCACCAATTGATCGATCGCCAATTTGCCTATAGGGATGATGAGTTCGGGTCGATTGAATTCCACTTCGAAGCGCATAAATCTAGAACAATTTTCTACTTCGGAAGGGTTCGGTTTTCTATCTCCGCTTTTTGCTTTGCCGGGAAAACATCTG
This window of the Leptospira hartskeerlii genome carries:
- a CDS encoding helix-turn-helix domain-containing protein, encoding MVVLEGSDLIQISWSHKESPETYTVLPGEKCVIGVQTKGRISLGSGERSKTLAKAGITGILRGPRTFISEKNTKSLLIYISPLVLSRMISVPMDQISDSSLSLEDLFSKEMISGLIADCEEADWKGQETSLTLEKFRLLLPIKEEKEKFLLEAVHRIKSSLGEIGIKGLAEDLGVSQSSLERGFRSRVGLSPKEYAGLVRFRNIFRFYNSSSSLTELALEAGYYDQAHFIREFKKKTGFSPKQWFRQNASFGLDPNL
- a CDS encoding uracil-DNA glycosylase family protein — its product is MNDSQKFKKHLDTLIHCRLCPDMVGNPVHGGIPGAKIMSIGQAPGIHEEKFGRPFAYTAGKTLFKWFLSIGIEEEIYRSKVNMAAVCRCFPGKAKSGDRKPNPSEVENCSRFMRFEVEFNRPELIIPIGKLAIDQLVENKNYKLDEVIGKKFKKNYYGVELDWIPLPHPSGLNVWNHSREAKILIAKSLDLIRKHPSIKREFFSKD